A single genomic interval of Kiritimatiellia bacterium harbors:
- a CDS encoding AraC family transcriptional regulator, whose amino-acid sequence MDCIKKRAGAGRPRRAAADKRFLAVPIVGSIGKMIMDPVWARNMHRSGSNELMHVIRGNVSVRMGRRRLEAGPDDTLLIPAGTLHRDEFDLSVGLEVFYVFFDWPPSKDYFRIVPAGEAPRFCASIAAEIGKLCDRMQVGLDAGTETDRLLINSYTHNILLLVLREAVRPETNRPPSAGRHHGEVLLLKARQYIDLHYAEPLSLDKIAEGLQISSFYLSHLFSRGSGCSFVEYITRVRLRKAQELLAESLRNVSEVAHAVGYNDSNYFSKVFHRYFGVSPQDARCAPAGGKRADAIP is encoded by the coding sequence ATGGACTGCATAAAAAAACGGGCCGGCGCCGGCCGGCCGCGCCGAGCCGCCGCGGACAAGCGCTTTTTGGCGGTCCCGATTGTCGGATCAATCGGCAAAATGATTATGGACCCGGTCTGGGCGCGCAACATGCACCGGTCCGGCTCAAACGAATTGATGCATGTCATCCGGGGCAATGTCTCCGTGCGGATGGGCCGGCGCCGGCTTGAAGCCGGGCCGGACGACACTTTGCTCATTCCCGCCGGCACTTTGCATCGCGATGAATTTGATTTATCCGTCGGCCTGGAAGTATTTTACGTGTTTTTTGACTGGCCGCCTTCAAAAGATTATTTCCGTATTGTTCCGGCCGGGGAAGCGCCGCGTTTTTGCGCGTCCATCGCCGCCGAGATCGGCAAATTGTGCGACCGGATGCAGGTCGGACTGGATGCCGGCACCGAAACCGACCGTTTGCTGATAAATTCCTACACGCATAATATTCTGCTTCTGGTCCTGCGCGAGGCCGTGCGGCCGGAGACAAACCGTCCGCCGTCCGCCGGCCGGCATCACGGCGAGGTTCTGCTGTTGAAGGCCCGGCAATACATTGATTTGCATTACGCTGAACCGCTTTCCCTTGATAAGATCGCCGAGGGGCTGCAGATCAGCTCTTTTTATCTTTCGCACCTTTTCAGCCGGGGAAGCGGTTGTTCGTTCGTGGAATATATCACCCGGGTCCGCCTGCGCAAGGCGCAGGAACTGCTGGCCGAGAGCTTGCGGAATGTTTCGGAAGTCGCCCATGCCGTCGGATACAATGACAGCAATTACTTTTCAAAGGTGTTCCACCGTTATTTCGGTGTCAGTCCCCAGGACGCGCGCTGCGCCCCGGCCGGGGGAAAAAGGGCGGACGCTATCCCCTGA